Proteins encoded within one genomic window of Spirochaeta isovalerica:
- a CDS encoding S-ribosylhomocysteine lyase, giving the protein MKKIASFTIDHIKLLRGIYLSRVDEVGGDYVSTFDIRMKEPNREPVIDIPALHAMEHLAATFLRNDPEWADKTVYFGPMGCRTGNYVLFKGKLEPEDIVEIMKKLFGFIALYEGEIPGASAKDCGNYLSMDLPMAKYEAEKFLREVLENIKPENLNYPE; this is encoded by the coding sequence ATGAAAAAAATTGCAAGTTTTACCATAGATCACATAAAGCTCCTCCGGGGGATATATTTATCCCGAGTAGACGAAGTCGGCGGCGATTACGTATCCACCTTTGATATAAGAATGAAAGAACCGAACCGCGAGCCGGTAATCGACATACCTGCCCTTCATGCCATGGAGCACCTGGCTGCGACTTTTCTGAGGAATGACCCCGAATGGGCGGATAAAACCGTATATTTCGGTCCCATGGGCTGCCGGACAGGGAATTATGTCCTTTTCAAAGGAAAACTTGAACCGGAAGATATTGTCGAAATCATGAAAAAACTCTTCGGGTTCATTGCCCTTTACGAAGGGGAAATACCCGGGGCCTCGGCAAAAGACTGCGGAAACTACCTCTCCATGGATCTGCCCATGGCAAAATACGAGGCGGAAAAATTCCTCAGGGAAGTTCTCGAAAACATCAAACCGGAAAACCTGAACTATCCTGAATAA
- the mtnN gene encoding 5'-methylthioadenosine/S-adenosylhomocysteine nucleosidase, translating to MKIGIIGAMSEEIEDLKNRMNDYTTEERAGFTFYKGILNKEEIILLLSGIGKVNAAMGTTLMIERYSPDCIINTGSAGGFSADLSIGDVVISTEVRHHDVDATVFGYEYGQVPRMPAAYIPNNILVEIAEKVVEKLDNVGTMKGLIATGDSFMHKDDHIHAVREKLPTIMAAEMEAAAIAQCCHNFAIPFVIIRAISDITGDKDNQIEFEEFLKVAAVNSATMVREIITLINQYEIKNFGD from the coding sequence ATGAAAATAGGAATAATCGGCGCAATGTCCGAAGAAATAGAAGACCTGAAAAACCGCATGAACGACTACACCACCGAAGAGAGAGCCGGTTTCACATTTTACAAAGGTATATTGAATAAGGAAGAGATCATCCTCCTTCTGTCGGGAATCGGAAAAGTCAATGCCGCGATGGGCACAACGCTGATGATAGAAAGATACAGCCCCGACTGCATCATCAATACCGGCTCAGCCGGTGGTTTTTCGGCCGACCTCTCAATCGGAGATGTCGTCATCTCCACGGAAGTCAGACACCATGACGTGGACGCTACGGTCTTCGGATATGAATACGGTCAGGTTCCCCGTATGCCTGCCGCTTATATCCCCAATAATATACTTGTGGAAATTGCCGAGAAAGTCGTTGAAAAACTCGACAACGTCGGCACAATGAAAGGGCTGATCGCAACAGGTGATTCGTTCATGCATAAGGACGATCATATTCATGCCGTCAGGGAAAAGCTACCGACAATCATGGCTGCCGAAATGGAAGCAGCCGCCATTGCCCAGTGCTGCCATAATTTCGCTATACCTTTTGTTATCATAAGAGCCATTTCCGATATTACGGGAGATAAGGACAATCAGATCGAATTCGAAGAATTTCTGAAAGTGGCCGCTGTCAATTCAGCTACAATGGTCAGAGAAATCATTACACTTATAAATCAGTACGAAATCAAAAATTTTGGAGATTAA
- the ahcY gene encoding adenosylhomocysteinase, which yields MNLFDNTPFLVADPDLADWGRKEIVIAEKEMPGLMAIRRKYGDSKPLKGARITGSLHMTIQTAVLIETLVELGADVRWASCNIFSTQDHAAAAVAARGIPVFAWKGESLTEYWECTFRALKHRESGPHLIVDDGGDASLLVHKGLEMEKGDKWVDTSSDSEEEDIIKKLLKKVRMEDDHFWRRVTESLQGISEETTTGVNRLYRMAREKTLLVPAINVNDSVTKSKFDNKYGCRESLADGIKRATDVMIAGKTVVICGFGDVGKGCAESMRGLGAKVIINEIDPICALQAAMAGYVVKPIEDSLKEGDIFVTATGNRDIIRLEHMMKMKDHAICCNIGHFDNEIQISRLKAMEGVERTEVKPQVDLYTFPDGHSIFILAEGRLVNLGCATGHPSFVMSCSFSNQVLAQMDLWERGKERDVSVYTLPRKLDEEVAALHLEHLGVKLSKLNEEQAEYIGVTVDGPFKPGHYRY from the coding sequence ATGAACCTGTTTGACAATACGCCGTTTCTGGTTGCCGATCCGGATCTCGCCGACTGGGGGCGAAAAGAGATTGTAATCGCTGAAAAAGAAATGCCCGGACTTATGGCCATAAGAAGGAAGTACGGTGACAGCAAACCTCTTAAAGGGGCCCGGATAACGGGCTCCCTCCACATGACGATTCAAACCGCTGTGCTGATAGAAACCCTGGTTGAACTGGGGGCCGATGTCCGGTGGGCTTCCTGTAATATTTTTTCCACTCAGGACCATGCTGCCGCGGCAGTAGCTGCAAGGGGAATTCCTGTTTTTGCCTGGAAAGGGGAGTCTCTGACCGAGTACTGGGAATGCACCTTCCGGGCCCTTAAGCACAGGGAATCGGGTCCCCATCTGATTGTCGATGATGGAGGAGATGCTTCCCTTCTAGTTCATAAAGGACTGGAAATGGAAAAGGGCGATAAGTGGGTCGATACTTCTTCTGATTCCGAGGAGGAAGATATTATAAAAAAACTTCTGAAAAAGGTCCGGATGGAGGACGATCATTTCTGGCGCCGTGTAACGGAGAGTCTTCAGGGCATTTCCGAAGAGACGACGACCGGAGTCAACCGGCTTTACAGGATGGCCCGGGAAAAAACTCTTCTTGTTCCCGCTATCAATGTAAATGATTCAGTGACCAAATCGAAGTTCGACAACAAATACGGATGCCGCGAATCCCTTGCGGACGGAATAAAAAGAGCCACCGATGTCATGATTGCCGGAAAAACAGTTGTTATCTGCGGTTTCGGAGATGTGGGAAAGGGCTGCGCCGAGTCTATGAGAGGCCTCGGTGCAAAGGTCATCATTAATGAGATCGACCCCATATGCGCTTTACAGGCCGCTATGGCCGGATACGTTGTAAAGCCGATCGAGGATTCTTTGAAAGAAGGGGACATTTTTGTTACGGCAACCGGCAACCGGGATATAATCCGCCTGGAACATATGATGAAAATGAAAGATCACGCCATCTGCTGCAATATCGGCCATTTTGATAATGAGATACAGATTAGCCGGTTGAAAGCCATGGAAGGAGTAGAGCGAACGGAAGTCAAACCGCAGGTTGACCTGTATACATTTCCCGATGGCCATTCCATCTTCATTCTGGCTGAAGGACGTCTTGTCAACCTCGGATGTGCCACCGGCCATCCTTCCTTCGTTATGTCCTGTTCTTTTTCAAATCAGGTTCTGGCGCAGATGGATCTCTGGGAAAGGGGAAAAGAGCGGGATGTGTCCGTATACACTCTTCCCAGAAAACTCGATGAGGAAGTGGCGGCGCTCCATCTCGAACATCTGGGCGTTAAGCTGTCGAAGCTCAATGAGGAGCAGGCCGAATACATCGGAGTGACTGTGGATGGCCCCTTCAAGCCCGGGCATTACCGCTATTGA
- a CDS encoding VanZ family protein, which produces MVLFGFYPAARSATNQAKIIPGKGLVFTGNSMVFSNDIFRSIHREEDNFSLFLRMTPVYPERLRFGIILQIYNRETNEGITIGQWGTSLMVLSDQDYSNRNRTPKIYGDLGKEEDLKQIGIHSDNKGTSLVVNSSQIAAHRELRLSLPLPAEKNTIILGNGMNGTTPWSGELSSLAIYSGNNETADFDFATIDSAGFQVFSVPGQIKDLDPEVLGFPSFSTLGSAVMSLDVFMNFFGFIPLGILLSLNLYRNGWLSRRKALFISGILTLFFSLSIEISQVWIPGRDSSLLDLILNSAGGFLGAALYYTFSGKKSQ; this is translated from the coding sequence ATGGTACTTTTCGGGTTTTATCCCGCGGCACGCTCTGCAACGAATCAGGCAAAGATAATTCCCGGCAAAGGTCTTGTATTTACAGGAAACAGCATGGTCTTCTCAAACGATATATTCCGATCCATTCACCGTGAAGAGGACAACTTCTCTCTATTTCTCCGGATGACACCTGTGTATCCCGAACGTCTGCGTTTCGGAATTATTCTGCAAATTTACAACCGGGAAACCAATGAGGGGATAACCATCGGCCAATGGGGAACCTCACTGATGGTTCTGTCCGATCAGGACTACAGCAACCGGAATAGAACCCCCAAAATATACGGAGACCTCGGAAAGGAAGAGGATCTGAAACAGATCGGGATTCATTCAGACAATAAGGGGACGAGTCTTGTGGTAAACAGCTCTCAGATAGCGGCACACAGAGAACTTCGCCTATCTCTTCCCCTTCCGGCCGAAAAAAATACAATTATTCTCGGAAACGGTATGAACGGCACCACGCCCTGGTCTGGAGAGCTTTCATCATTAGCCATTTACTCAGGGAACAATGAAACTGCAGACTTCGATTTTGCTACGATCGATTCTGCCGGCTTTCAGGTTTTCTCTGTTCCCGGTCAAATAAAAGATCTTGATCCCGAAGTTCTCGGTTTTCCCTCTTTTTCTACCCTGGGATCAGCTGTAATGTCTCTTGATGTTTTCATGAATTTTTTCGGCTTTATTCCTCTGGGAATTCTTTTATCCCTGAACCTTTACCGCAATGGCTGGCTATCCCGGAGAAAAGCGCTGTTCATCTCCGGAATACTAACTCTTTTCTTCAGTCTCTCAATCGAGATCAGCCAGGTCTGGATTCCCGGACGGGATTCCTCCCTTCTGGATCTTATTCTCAATAGCGCGGGAGGCTTTCTGGGTGCTGCCCTGTATTACACCTTTTCCGGTAAAAAATCTCAATAG
- the pth gene encoding aminoacyl-tRNA hydrolase — MIRMMVFLGNPGLQYKNTRHNAAWLCSDYMDELKNGHWQNKFKGSWLSCGSEDRKVIYLKPETYMNKSGESVGAAASFFKIKPEEILVVHDDLELPFGEIGFRTGGGLAGHNGLKSISSHLGTRDFHRFRIGIGRPVHGSISSWVTGRFSGEEEIHLSLILEKSADMLLSYPGKEINKVVQSKIKVIN; from the coding sequence ATGATCCGAATGATGGTTTTTCTGGGAAATCCCGGATTGCAATACAAAAACACAAGGCATAATGCCGCCTGGCTTTGCAGTGATTATATGGATGAACTGAAGAATGGCCACTGGCAGAACAAATTCAAAGGCAGCTGGCTCTCATGCGGTTCGGAAGACAGAAAGGTCATTTACCTGAAACCGGAAACCTATATGAACAAAAGCGGCGAATCGGTTGGAGCCGCAGCTTCCTTTTTCAAAATAAAACCGGAAGAAATTCTTGTTGTCCATGATGACCTGGAGCTGCCATTCGGAGAAATCGGCTTCAGGACAGGGGGCGGTCTCGCCGGCCACAACGGCCTGAAATCCATTTCATCCCATCTGGGAACCAGAGATTTTCACCGTTTCCGCATCGGAATCGGCAGACCGGTTCACGGTTCCATTTCATCATGGGTAACCGGCCGGTTCTCCGGCGAAGAGGAAATCCATTTGTCATTAATACTGGAAAAATCCGCAGACATGCTTCTATCCTATCCCGGGAAAGAGATAAACAAAGTTGTTCAAAGCAAAATCAAAGTTATTAATTAG
- a CDS encoding N-6 DNA methylase has translation MSDLTYREAADYLNVSPATIRNWTRQGLLPAGPDALIPRRSVRSVRNDIAGGKSPRLKKRANKKSAGGTFFPEEYALSVVEKSFLPAISALDDRKAIDPAKVVYCYFLNRIHKLKSRNINRIKKEMELWFIELGSPDTKDLQKSLSTLSLPDHPDIAGLIYQTLQREGRKSERGSYYTPPALAGEILSYYRGQWKTFLDPCCGSGIFLISAARQSGSPINITGWDTDRTAIHIARLNLMLQFPDMDFEPAIAVRNTLSDKPFPQKFDLIASNPPWGHHFRKKEIKKLKERFPEIRSGESFSFFLKAALPHLRKNGALSFLLPEAFLNVKAHRDIRKDLIEHYAICRSVFLGKIFSKVQTPVILLEVKKKSDRPGTLVQRDNHFYRVDSTRFSRNPDCIYDLNMTGRDIEIFERIFSYPHTNLEGKALWTLGVVSGNNKRFISSTPSEGYYPIICGKDIQAFSIKAPEKYLYFDRKILQQCAPLSQYRKNPKIVYRFITGKPVFALDRSGYVTLNSANSFYPETGLDPEIITLLFNSALYRYILKKKFNSIKILRSHLEYLPVPHMEKSERRILKELALKAEKQSDETGSVILEIENRVFNLFKINHSDSTYIREFDL, from the coding sequence ATGAGTGATCTTACTTATAGAGAAGCAGCTGACTATTTAAATGTCTCACCGGCTACGATCCGGAACTGGACCAGGCAGGGTCTGTTGCCAGCCGGCCCGGATGCGCTTATTCCACGCCGTTCTGTCAGATCTGTCAGGAATGACATAGCCGGAGGAAAATCGCCAAGACTCAAAAAGAGGGCAAATAAGAAATCCGCCGGGGGAACGTTTTTCCCCGAAGAATACGCTCTCTCCGTTGTAGAAAAATCGTTTTTACCAGCCATCTCGGCTTTGGATGACCGGAAAGCAATAGATCCGGCGAAAGTCGTATACTGTTATTTTCTGAACAGGATTCACAAGCTCAAAAGTAGAAATATAAATCGCATAAAAAAAGAAATGGAGCTCTGGTTTATAGAATTGGGATCGCCCGATACAAAAGACCTTCAGAAGAGTCTTTCAACCCTCTCTCTGCCGGACCATCCCGATATAGCCGGCCTGATTTATCAGACTCTTCAGAGAGAAGGCAGAAAATCCGAACGGGGCTCCTATTACACACCGCCCGCACTGGCCGGAGAAATTCTCTCTTATTACCGGGGACAATGGAAAACCTTCCTCGATCCCTGCTGCGGATCGGGCATTTTTCTTATTTCCGCGGCACGACAAAGCGGCTCTCCGATCAATATAACTGGTTGGGATACGGACCGTACGGCCATACACATCGCCAGGTTGAATTTAATGCTGCAGTTTCCGGATATGGATTTTGAACCGGCTATAGCAGTAAGAAACACCTTATCGGATAAACCATTTCCGCAGAAGTTTGATCTTATCGCTTCCAATCCTCCATGGGGACATCACTTCAGAAAGAAGGAAATCAAAAAACTCAAAGAACGTTTTCCGGAAATTCGTTCCGGGGAATCTTTTTCCTTTTTTTTAAAAGCAGCTCTTCCCCATCTCAGAAAAAACGGCGCTCTCTCTTTCCTCCTCCCTGAAGCGTTTTTAAATGTAAAAGCGCACAGAGATATCAGAAAAGATCTGATTGAACACTATGCTATATGCCGTTCTGTGTTTCTGGGAAAGATTTTCAGCAAGGTCCAGACTCCTGTCATACTGCTTGAAGTCAAAAAAAAATCCGACCGTCCCGGAACACTTGTCCAGAGAGACAATCACTTTTACAGAGTCGACAGCACCCGTTTTTCCCGCAACCCCGACTGCATCTATGACCTGAATATGACCGGCAGGGACATAGAGATTTTCGAGAGGATATTCAGTTACCCCCATACGAATCTTGAAGGAAAAGCTCTTTGGACGCTGGGAGTCGTATCGGGAAATAACAAGAGGTTTATTTCTTCTACTCCTTCTGAAGGATATTATCCCATCATATGCGGTAAGGACATTCAAGCGTTCTCTATAAAAGCTCCGGAAAAATACCTCTATTTCGACAGGAAAATCCTACAGCAATGTGCTCCGCTGAGCCAGTACAGAAAAAACCCGAAGATAGTCTACCGGTTCATAACGGGGAAACCTGTATTCGCCCTGGACAGATCAGGTTATGTAACGTTAAACTCGGCCAATTCATTTTATCCGGAAACCGGTCTCGATCCTGAAATAATCACATTGCTATTCAACTCCGCTCTCTACCGCTATATTCTTAAAAAAAAGTTTAACAGCATAAAAATTCTGAGAAGCCATCTGGAATATCTACCTGTTCCCCATATGGAAAAATCCGAACGTCGGATTCTGAAGGAATTGGCATTAAAAGCGGAAAAGCAGTCAGATGAAACAGGTTCAGTCATTCTCGAAATCGAAAACAGGGTTTTCAATCTTTTTAAAATAAATCATAGTGACAGCACGTATATAAGGGAGTTCGACCTATGA
- a CDS encoding SelB C-terminal domain-containing protein, translated as MAEQRINRINISCLEILDNKDQGEGGKFISILCRIIGEDPFEHTGAAVLLPSGNKLTIRKVEKKEKDECIVVLKGIVRGELKRRQVIVPRSFAVTAGREAFFLLPSSRDRFEKGNFFVSGGLYPEYNDKNSKPSAAVTFHGRVASFRFFYNFPLVPGARYYISAEDNRDLRTPVTLVYPGKLNQKESSRFADRLLKYGGRPSLKAIYSIILRTDSMVQIPDFFKGESFDGSITSGNWVIMSREYERIRSAALKRSAAFGGVPEKELADLIRGIKPAVIQIIDEMIDEGVLLKRDGYIINGSRDAGHSLSPMAAKLLDDLMEEEGGVSLSLISNPLVANTYKALYRLDLVKKLGEDIILHKDRFETMKKSLMEKILPDAELDLAELKELLPVSRRLLIPFLEELDQDGYFQWKGEKRVVLKTE; from the coding sequence TTGGCGGAACAGAGGATTAACAGAATAAATATCTCCTGTCTGGAGATTCTGGATAATAAAGACCAGGGGGAAGGGGGGAAATTCATCTCCATTCTCTGCCGGATTATTGGAGAAGATCCTTTCGAGCATACAGGAGCCGCGGTTCTGCTACCTTCCGGTAATAAACTGACAATCCGAAAAGTGGAAAAGAAAGAAAAAGACGAGTGCATCGTCGTCCTCAAAGGAATCGTCCGCGGCGAATTAAAGCGGAGACAGGTTATTGTTCCCCGCTCCTTCGCCGTAACGGCAGGACGGGAAGCTTTTTTTCTTCTCCCGTCGTCCAGAGACAGATTTGAAAAAGGCAATTTTTTTGTAAGCGGCGGTCTTTATCCGGAGTACAATGACAAAAACTCCAAGCCTTCGGCAGCTGTCACTTTTCATGGGAGAGTCGCATCTTTCCGTTTCTTCTACAACTTCCCCCTTGTCCCCGGAGCCAGGTATTACATTTCCGCTGAAGACAACCGGGATCTCAGAACTCCTGTAACGCTGGTATATCCGGGAAAGCTGAATCAGAAAGAGAGTTCACGTTTTGCCGACAGGCTTCTTAAATACGGAGGACGGCCTTCTTTGAAGGCTATTTATTCCATAATCCTGAGAACGGATTCCATGGTTCAGATCCCCGATTTTTTTAAAGGTGAAAGCTTTGACGGCAGCATAACTTCCGGCAACTGGGTCATCATGTCCCGTGAGTATGAAAGAATCAGAAGCGCCGCCCTGAAACGCTCGGCGGCTTTCGGGGGAGTTCCGGAAAAAGAGCTGGCCGATCTGATCAGAGGAATAAAGCCGGCAGTCATTCAGATAATTGACGAAATGATTGATGAAGGGGTTTTGCTGAAACGGGATGGTTATATCATTAATGGCTCACGTGACGCCGGTCATTCTCTCTCTCCCATGGCTGCTAAACTTTTAGATGATCTTATGGAAGAGGAGGGGGGTGTCAGCCTTTCTCTGATAAGCAATCCGCTGGTTGCCAATACCTATAAAGCTTTATACCGTCTCGATCTGGTAAAAAAACTCGGTGAAGATATTATCCTCCATAAAGACCGTTTTGAGACAATGAAAAAGTCGCTCATGGAAAAGATCCTACCCGACGCTGAGCTCGATCTGGCTGAACTGAAAGAACTGCTTCCTGTCAGCCGCCGGCTCCTGATACCCTTTCTGGAAGAATTGGATCAGGATGGATATTTTCAATGGAAGGGAGAGAAAAGGGTTGTTCTTAAAACCGAATAG
- a CDS encoding transcriptional regulator, whose product MNEFIKSQASDDFNRARNKARFDSIFNIINPEKKELLSYYDVKEMAKPKSQIYKGMQVVKIKQIIGSEGRYKDFSKAFLPKKEHLRQRWESIDRAHLGDVILPPISLFKIGDAYFVRDGNHRVSVAKMQGIQSIDAEVVELTSEIKIEPHMTKSDLREAVLKYERDQMLKETGLDKMLDMEQIRFTSLGRYEEMLRHIHGHKYYINQGIKKEISLKEAAQSWFDNVYSPIVNIIRNENMLSRFPGRTESDIYIWTIKHWDGLKWKYGQEYPMDEAVKEYSKIYGKGFFQQLREFLKKVLGIHSEKE is encoded by the coding sequence ATGAATGAGTTTATTAAATCGCAGGCGAGCGATGACTTTAACAGAGCAAGAAACAAAGCCCGCTTCGATAGTATTTTTAATATAATCAATCCCGAGAAAAAGGAACTGCTCTCCTATTATGACGTAAAGGAAATGGCGAAACCCAAAAGTCAGATCTATAAGGGAATGCAGGTTGTAAAAATAAAGCAGATTATCGGTTCTGAAGGACGGTATAAGGATTTCAGCAAAGCCTTTCTGCCTAAAAAAGAGCATTTGAGACAGCGATGGGAAAGTATTGACAGAGCCCACCTGGGCGATGTGATACTGCCGCCCATATCGCTCTTTAAAATCGGCGATGCCTATTTTGTCAGAGATGGGAACCATCGCGTTTCTGTCGCGAAAATGCAGGGGATTCAGTCTATAGATGCGGAAGTTGTAGAATTGACTTCAGAGATAAAAATCGAACCCCATATGACCAAAAGCGACTTGAGGGAAGCTGTGCTCAAATACGAAAGAGACCAGATGCTCAAAGAGACGGGCCTTGATAAAATGCTCGATATGGAGCAGATCCGTTTCACGTCCCTGGGACGCTATGAAGAAATGCTTCGCCACATCCATGGACACAAATATTACATCAACCAGGGAATTAAAAAAGAGATCAGTCTGAAAGAAGCAGCTCAGAGCTGGTTTGATAACGTTTACAGTCCCATAGTTAACATTATCCGCAATGAAAATATGCTGAGCCGGTTCCCGGGACGAACCGAAAGCGACATTTACATCTGGACGATCAAACACTGGGACGGCCTGAAATGGAAGTATGGCCAGGAATACCCTATGGATGAAGCTGTAAAAGAGTATAGTAAAATTTATGGAAAGGGCTTTTTTCAGCAATTGCGGGAGTTTTTAAAGAAGGTCCTGGGTATTCACTCGGAAAAAGAATAG
- a CDS encoding metallophosphoesterase — MKILCVADQRSPLVYSTGIKERFKDVDLVLGAGDLPMDYYGYIVSSLNKRLYFVFGNHNLKHYDRLARKSQAFSFDPESVNQHSFGSILATGRVIRDKKTGLIIVGMGGSIDYNHGVNQYTDSQMYLKLFRLIPRLLWNKLIHGRYMDIFLTHSPPRGLNDREDPCHRGFKSFVWFLDRFKPKYMLHGHIHLYERNIPREIQYKNTKIINVFDYYVLEPEL, encoded by the coding sequence ATGAAAATACTTTGCGTTGCCGACCAGAGATCCCCTTTAGTATACTCGACAGGGATTAAAGAACGATTTAAAGATGTTGATCTCGTCCTTGGCGCCGGCGATCTGCCCATGGATTATTACGGATATATCGTAAGCAGCCTGAATAAAAGGCTTTATTTTGTTTTCGGAAATCATAATTTAAAGCACTATGACCGTTTAGCCAGAAAAAGCCAGGCTTTTTCCTTTGATCCCGAATCTGTCAACCAGCATTCTTTCGGATCGATTCTGGCCACGGGAAGAGTCATCAGGGATAAAAAGACCGGGTTGATCATCGTAGGCATGGGCGGCTCGATAGATTACAACCACGGAGTCAATCAGTACACCGATTCCCAGATGTATTTAAAACTATTCAGATTGATTCCCAGGCTTTTATGGAATAAGTTAATCCACGGCAGATATATGGATATCTTTCTGACCCATTCTCCTCCCAGAGGTTTGAATGACCGGGAGGATCCCTGCCACAGGGGATTCAAATCCTTCGTCTGGTTTCTGGACAGATTCAAACCGAAATATATGCTTCATGGTCATATACACTTGTACGAAAGAAATATCCCCAGAGAAATTCAATACAAAAATACAAAAATAATCAATGTGTTCGATTATTATGTATTGGAACCGGAGTTATAA
- a CDS encoding tetratricopeptide repeat protein — translation MSITIILIIIFGAILAVFITFMIKAFFAPKKLTALENMLKQGKYPQVTRMAKQLLAKDNRNVELHYILALSYISQNKSELALMELKKINDLGNFGGICSEVSFRKTIAELFEKFGNSEEALTEYLLLTKLEPYEGDHYYRAGYHFEMRNKGGQAHKYYKKALELNPHDSNAHFRLGYILFRSKRLNDAKVSLETAIRYDSSNYQASYYLGKIFQEMKDYQGALKSFERAQKDPEFRTKSIVSSGHCYLAMKNYSQAASEFERAISMAKDETSNDILYARYFLSMCYEKKRDVDGAIEQWEKIYKTKPDFKDVAEKLTQYQDLRTDDYLKDYLTASAAEFNDICLSIAKIMNLSVQDISKINGGIKIIAVEQAKKQDWRNLKKMPQLLYFSRIPENIDMEKVRGFHEDMKQLGITRGQFISSSSFSRSSIEFAESRPIILVNKESLQKYLRLAMKNS, via the coding sequence ATGAGTATCACAATTATTCTTATTATTATTTTCGGCGCTATACTGGCTGTGTTTATCACTTTTATGATAAAGGCTTTTTTTGCGCCGAAAAAACTGACAGCACTTGAAAATATGCTTAAACAGGGAAAATATCCTCAAGTCACGCGAATGGCCAAGCAACTGCTTGCGAAAGATAACAGAAACGTCGAACTCCATTATATTCTGGCTCTGTCGTATATCTCCCAGAATAAATCCGAGCTGGCTCTGATGGAGCTGAAAAAGATCAACGATCTGGGTAATTTCGGAGGGATCTGTTCGGAAGTGAGTTTTCGGAAAACCATTGCCGAGCTCTTCGAGAAATTCGGTAATTCCGAAGAAGCGCTGACAGAATATCTTCTGCTGACAAAGCTCGAACCCTATGAAGGCGATCACTACTATAGAGCCGGTTACCATTTCGAAATGCGAAACAAAGGCGGACAGGCCCACAAATACTACAAAAAAGCCCTGGAACTGAATCCCCATGATTCAAATGCCCATTTCAGGCTCGGCTATATACTCTTCCGTTCAAAACGGTTAAATGACGCTAAAGTCTCTCTCGAAACGGCGATCAGATACGATTCGTCCAATTATCAGGCCTCTTATTATCTGGGAAAGATTTTTCAGGAAATGAAAGATTATCAGGGAGCCTTGAAAAGTTTTGAAAGAGCGCAAAAAGATCCTGAGTTCCGAACCAAATCCATAGTTTCAAGCGGGCATTGCTACCTGGCGATGAAGAACTACAGCCAGGCGGCTAGCGAATTTGAAAGAGCCATAAGCATGGCCAAAGACGAAACGTCCAACGATATTCTCTATGCCCGATATTTTCTTTCCATGTGTTATGAGAAAAAAAGAGATGTGGACGGAGCCATTGAGCAATGGGAAAAGATCTACAAAACTAAACCGGATTTTAAAGATGTGGCAGAAAAGCTGACCCAGTACCAGGATCTGAGGACCGATGATTATCTGAAAGACTATCTGACAGCCAGCGCCGCAGAGTTCAACGATATATGTCTCTCCATTGCTAAAATCATGAACCTTTCCGTTCAGGACATATCAAAAATCAACGGCGGAATAAAGATCATTGCTGTTGAGCAGGCTAAGAAACAGGATTGGCGAAACCTCAAGAAAATGCCCCAGCTTTTGTATTTTTCCAGGATTCCGGAAAACATCGATATGGAAAAGGTCCGCGGTTTTCATGAGGACATGAAACAGCTCGGTATAACCCGAGGTCAGTTTATTTCCAGTTCTTCATTTTCGAGATCCTCTATTGAGTTCGCTGAATCGAGACCTATCATTCTGGTCAATAAAGAATCCCTTCAGAAATATCTCAGGCTGGCCATGAAGAACAGCTGA